The genomic interval CTCTACCTGGTGTGCTCGAGTGTACATCCACGCATAGGTGCGCGTGtccgtggctctctctctttcgttaACGCGTCTGACCTCGTTTTAGTGGTTTCGCTTATGTGTGGTGGTGACCGTAACCCATCGAGTGCTGtttgaagagagaagaaaggtgGGGAGCACGTCGAGGATGTGCGAGCGCCATATGCGTTCTCCCGCACACCACCGTCGTGACCAAGCACCACGTCCTTGTTACAGCAACGGTgaggccagcagcggcaggtcgAATTATGGCGCTCGTAgtccgccgcctgcagcaaCAGGGGCGACTCGGCGGTGTTCGCCCACCTCAGCAGGACCTCGTGAGCTTCTGAAAAGAGGTGAAGAGCTTGCGAATGATCCTGCCGAGCAGGCGGACAACGATGTTGGCAATGATGGACAGCGCCACAAACACCGGGATAAGTGCCGGGCGGTAGAGCGCAGTCTTAACAACGGTAGGTGCCATGCTGCTCAGACGCGGCGGGGCTAGTTGGTAGTTCACGTTCAGTCCGAGCAGAAGCCCGCAGGGGGCCAGAAAGGCGAAGTTGAAGAGCGTCGAAACCCACGTGAGGTGGCACAGGTGCGCCCAGTCAAGCCCCAGTGTGTCGTAGCGGGCGACAAAGTACAGCGGCAGGAGAAGCAGTACACCATGGTGCACGAGAAACACGTCGCCCTCCCAGGGGTACTGATGATCGCCCCAGTCGGGATGCGCTAGTGCCCCAAGGGGGCTCCAGACCCAGTCCACCAACAGCGAGGCAAGGTAGCAACCGCTCCCGTAGTGATGCGGCCTATCGCGCATTAAAACGTAGATCCACATCCCTGTGAATAGGTGGCAGGGCATGAGGAGCCACCCCAGCTGGACAAAGGGCTTCGCTCGCGATGCTTTGGTGAAGACCTGCACCGCCAAGCACACCATCAACATGTACGCAATGAGCTTGTTGATGGGGCATTTCAGCGAGCGGCCCAGTCCAGCCATGCTGAGTTGCCTTATGGCTGCTGACCGGAAGCCGCGCGactggcggtgcagcaccgcgcagaacaccactgccaccacgtAGAGCACCACGTGCAGCTTGGGAGACTGGAACCAGTACTGGTAAGCCGGCATGACACCCCAGCGCATTCCGGTGCGGTCTCCAGTCGCCTTGAGCACGTCCGCGATCACATCAGGCACGATGTAGTCGTACCACGCTATCGCTTCCGCTTCCATTACTGAAatgtggagaagagaaaaggggtgACGGCGGGCAGGGACATAGGCAAAGTCGATAAAGCGAGGCCGCAGGGGCGAGGGCAgccgcagagagaggaagaggccaGAGACGGgctcggctgcagcagcggcttaGCGGGCTCGAAGACATACAATGCAGAAATGGTCCACTTTAGGTGACTAAAAAAAGATGGTGAGGCGGGCGATGGCGCGAACTGATGCGATGCGAGGGGGacagtgggggggggggggaatatAGCACATTGTGCGTGTGAGGTCTTGAGGAGCACATTCATGGAGTGCAGTACGTCTGTGCGTGGGCCATGGTCTGCCAGCGCGGACACACCAGTGCCGTTTAGGCGTGGTGTAATCAAGGGCGAAGAGGGTGACCGCCGTTGCGTGCATCGGTgtgcgccacacacacacacacacacacacacacacacacacacacacacacacacacacgcagaggcacaTCACGGTCGCGCATACACACTTACCAGtcttttcgtctctcttgtttgcttCGTGGTATACTGTAAGGGTATTCAGATTGTAAGGAGACGGTGTGCAAACAACAATGCGCACCGAGAGACACCGACTGATGAGCAGccaacacacatacacacaacaCGAAAATTTGCTCATAAACTGTGCGTCCGGGCACCTCAGTCCTTGTCCGTGCCGTCCTCTTCCCCGGCCCCCATTTCTCTTTCCAGAGCCTCCAGCTCCGACTGCAGTCGCGCAATTTCGTCATCCGTGACCCCCGCCTCGCCCTCACTCTCCGCGGAGGGCGCCGTCGCCAAAGCAGCTGCGCCCGTCTGCACCTCACTTTCCGCCTTTTCGGCTCCCTTTACCTTATCAGAGGTGTCTGCCGAAGACCCTGCGGTGCCAGACGTAACGGCAGCGTTGCGCTCCGCATTCTCCTCAAGTGGGTAATAGAGGAGGTCTACCGGTGATCTCTTATACCAGGTCTGCTCCCCCGACAAGTAGCGCCGGCAGTTGTCGCTAACGTGCCAGAAGCCAAGCTCATCCGCATGCTCGAGAGCATAGCTGGCGCAGTCCTTTCGATCCACCCGCAGACACGCCTCGAGGAAGATCTCGAACGAGTCCTCAACGAGGCAGATGTAGTAGTGGTTCCTGCACTGGCTCAGCAGCTGGCAGGCGTAGCTGAGGTCAAGCGGACGCTCCACCAGGTCGAAGGCCGTGTGCAGGTCCTCCACGGTAGGCCGCTCCGTCCCTTGAAAGGAGTGGAACTTCTTGTACCACTCAAGTACGTACTTCTCCATGGACGTCTCGGGGCCCTCAAGGCGAGCCTTCTGTAGGAGGTGGCGCTTCTTGCTGAGCCACACCGGCTGATGCGCCATGCACTTCGGCCGCACATAGGGTCTGTCGAGGCCGCCTAGCCACGCCTGGTACAACATCTCCGTACGCTGGTGGTCTGGCTGCTGGATAACAGTGTAGATCCTCCAGTTGTCGGCGCCTTTAAGGAAGAGCATCCAGTACGGTCTGCGGTAACGCAGCGAGGCAAGGAAGGCCTGGGTGGTGCACAGCATAATGACGACCGACTTCTCGTACTTTTCagtgggcgtgtgcgtgtacgtgtgtgtgtgtggggggggtgcgAGGGTGGAAGAGTGGCAGatccttttcctcctctttgcttcGCACCTCGAGGAAACGCTTACGGCAAGCGATTCACCGTGacactgtgtgcgtgtgcgtgtgctgagTGCATTgggcaggagagaggggaagagggctgGGAAAAGGAAGGACACGAGAGCGGGACCAGCGACGCGTTAGCGAGGATGTGAGACTCAGAGGTAttcgcgcgcacacacacgcctgtACAGTGTTACGGGCCCccaaaagagagggagggcaaagAAACTTCGTCACTAGAAGATGTTTGCCGTCACATGGAAGCGCGCCATTTCGAAGACTCTCGTCCGTTGTGTGGTATTTGTGAGGTGACGTGCGaacacctctctctccttgtagCTCTGGTGCACAGACTCGTGCGTTTCCTCACATACGATCATTCTGTCTGCCTCACTGACACTTACCCGCACAGCTGTGCAAGcactcacacagacacatctCCTTCCTCGCGTGGATAGGACGGAGCTCTGCTGATCATCTTTcaggttgttgttgttgttgacTTTTTCGCGTCATTTGGAGAGCTTGTTGGAGCCCACAACGGAAGCATCACACGCATACAACGACACACACAGCCGATCACTGACGCACACCAGTGAAGACGCGCACCCGCACTCAACAACAGAGCCActggaaaggggagagagagcgagaaagcaCAGCTACTCATCAGTCCACCATTACTGCAGCCCTCCGCCTCAATTTGACGTCTTCCTcggtatgtgtgtatgtgtgccaCAACAGCCTCACCTCACGCCCGCCCTGCGCCCGAGAGAGATGCGGTCTCTGCCACTTGCTCCATTAAGCTGAGAGGCGGATCGCCTCGCTCCATCACGGAGCGTAGCCCACCTCCTCAGCCAGCCGCAGAGCGACTCGAAGCTCCCGCTCCGACTCCCGTAGACGCTTGCGGTACTTTTCGTACGCCTCGATCTTGAGCTGATCGACCGTCTTTGAGGGCACGGGCGCCGCGGTGATGGACTTTGTGTGGGTCGAGGAACTGTCCGAGACAGGCGACGACACGCGACGCGGACTGCCAGTACCTGCACGTATGACAGCAAGGTGGTTCCCTGCGTCTGCATGACCACTCGCCGCTGACAACGGAGaacacagctgctgcctgtACCGCTCGTAAGCCTCCCGAATTTCGACCTCCATGTTCTCGGGAGTGCCGGTTGGCTGTTGCTGAGCCGGGGCTTCCTCACCCGTAGGCGAGTAGTCATTCGCTGCAGCatctgttgttgctgctgctccggcaTCTTCCTCGTGAacctgcggtgctgctgcgtcgttgccgccgcgcatCTGCATGATGTTCGCCCTGCAGTACGGACACGTTGAGTGGCCTTCCAACCACCGCTCAAGGCAGTCGATGTGGTAGCAGTGAccgcacggcagccgctTCGTACCACCCTCGGGCATCATGTCCTCGTAGCAGATGGTACACCGCGCGTCGCGCGCCAGAtcctcggcggtggcgtccgGCATGTTGTTCCGCACCCGCCGGGCCAGGACGAGGAACTCGGCTAGTCCGGATGCCTTCTCGAAGATCCGCAGTACGTGCCCCACGAACccgcgcaggagcagcagcggtagcgcCGAATTGTAGAAAATATATGCATATACGCCGACGAACAACAGGGACTCCGCAATGCTCGTGAGGGCGTCCGCCACAAACGACAGCAGTGTGTGCTGACCACGAAGGACGAGCAGGCTGACGAAGTgcacggtgctgcgcagagatgagctcagcagcagcatgtaGATGAGGATCATGGAGTAGTGCATCGACGCCTTCTCATCGACCAACTCCGGCCGTGTCTTGATCATCCACGTCAGTAGCCCAACGTCGCAGATGATCGCGAAGCACAGGTACGCCGGTATGCGCGTCGCGGACGACCACGTCATCTGCGCCGTCGAGAGGGTTGTGACTCTCTCCGACGCAAGCTTGTGCAGCCCACGCCACGCGAgcgtgaaaaggaaaaagaggctTGTGGCGCTCATGATCGGCTGGTCCATGTACAGTGGCACCACGATGCACTCCACCATGTAGAGCGTGAAGGAGGTaagcagcgccgtctcctccGACGCGTTCAGTTGCCCAAAGAAGCAGAACTGCAGCGTCATCCACAGCACGACGGTaacggcgatggcggtgttGACGATGACCAAACGGAAAGAGGACGAGTTTGCCAAGGCAACCATCGCCGAGTAGAACTCTCGATACGTGTTGGCGTAGTCTGCCAAAAACAAGAAGCACgtgaggaaggaggcgaCCACGTAGGCCACAACCGATCTACGAGCCACCATGAGGACCCCCGTGATAGCCGCCGGTGCGACTCGAAAGGATGAGAGAAGCAGTGAAAAGATACGGTGACGGGGCACCGAGATGTGTGCCGCACACGAGGAACCTATGTGCGTGCAAGCGAAGTTGTGGGTGGGTCTGTCGGGGTGTAGGTCCGACTGAAACAGAGGAGCACTTTGTGCCCTTCGCCAGTGTAAGGGGCGTGCAAGAGGGTTGGGGACGGAGAGAGGCTAGCAAGAGAATGCATCATCACAGAGGGCATCGTCATCACTGGCGACGAGGCAGCCCAGTGGCCTACAGCCAGACGCGACGGGGCGGTGGGCGAGTGTGGCTCCCCCACTCGCAGATGGCTTACGTGATGTCGTGCACAgcgcgatgcggcgcagcaaagCACAAACGCCGACGTGCCTTCCCCATTTCGGCTGCCTGCGAAGTGCCTCATTGGCGCACAGGCAGCGCATCTGGCGCGCTTCCACTGCGTGTTGCGCTTATATTGGAAAAGACGCGGCGTGTATTTACGGGGGCtctaccgccgccaccaccaccacggcagccCCACCATCCGCAAAGGAGTCGGTTGCACGAGAAGAGGCGCCcgcggcggtgaggctgcTAAGTAGCCTGGGGAAACACAGAAAACGGGCAGGAAACACACGATCGCGGCTGCAGCGAGAGTCATTAGCCTGATCATCAAGCGCAGGAGTGGCCCGGAAGAAGACTCGCCATCGTCGCGGCAGCCTCGTTGCCAGACCGAGtccacatgtgtgtgtgtgtgtgtgtgtgtgtgtgtggagggagagTCAAAGGGGTTGTTCACCGAGACGAGTAGAACCCCTGCTTTTCTATCCCCAGCCGCAAAGACAGCCACCGACTGAGGTAAGACCGTTACGAAGTGGCGAGATCACCTCGTGCACTATCAATGGCGTCACGACGACAGAAAACGACGCACCTCGTCGAGGTCTTGCCTCatgcgatgctgctgctccgcctcggcgCTTAGGCGGCTGGCGGCGTCTGTCACCTCTGTCGGCAGACCCGCTTCGCGGCCGATTGCCACCCCGAAGCTCGACGGCGTGACACCGCGGCACGGCGTATACGTGAAGATCAAGGACGGCTTCGTACCATACTCAGTAGGCGAACTTGTATCCGACTCCTTGAAGCCCATGTAGTAGCACGTCACATCGCGAGCTTCGTCGACGCttgcccccttcttctctccttccccgcCGCCGGTGGTCCCCTGCGCTACGTACGGATCACACAGATAGCAGTAGTGAGTCACGAACAAGGTGGTGGCCCGACGGTCTAGCAGGTACTCCAGCGtagcggcggcaacagcggcaccgtcgAAGCTGCTTGTGCCGCGCCCCAGCTCGTCCATCAACACCAACGAGTGGGGCAGCTGCGGGGCGCGTAGGATGCGACTCGTTTCGTCCATCTCAGACAGAAAGGTGGAGGCGCCTTCGATGATGGAGTCGCTGGCGCCCATGCGGCAATACACGCCCTCGAACACCGGCAGCTCCGCTGCGTCCGCTGGCACTCCGCAGCCCATTTGGGCCAACACGACAAACGTACCGACCATGCGCATGAGAGCGGACTTGCCGCCCATGTTTGGGCCGGTCAGAAGCCACGCGCCGCCTACGCGCAGTTGCACATCGCAGCTGACGTAGCCGTGGGGGAGAAGCCGGTCGAGGATGGGGTGGCGGCCCTGAGAAATGGTGAGCGCCACGGGCGACGACACAGACGTGGAAGACAACGGCGCACACGCTGGTAGCGCCACGAGTGCTGGCATCACGTATCCTGGATGCTGGGATACCACGGCCAGGGAGCGGAGGGCGTCCAGTGACGCGACGGCCTCCACCACACCTGCCAGCACCCGCATCACTTCTGCGTCAGCGACAGTATCACGTTGATGCTGCTTCCAAGCCGCGGTGGCCGCAAGCGacagccgctccgccgccgctgtcagGGCCGTGTGCTGCTCCGTGATGATCGGCGTGTGGTAGCGCACGTTCGTCTTCGTACGCGTATGCACCAGCCAGTCCggcggcacgtgcgcgcactTTCCGGCTGGCACGTCAAGCACGAAAGGAGTCCCGCAGATGGTACGATACTCGAGTCCCGGCAAGTTCAGCGCTTTTCGCGCTGCCTCGAGCTCCGCTTGCAGGGCAGTCTCCGCCGCCTGCCTCGCCTTCAGATGTGGCAGTAACGCGTCCGGCACGGCGCATCCTCCCTCTGTGAAGAACTCTAGCGGTgtcgtcgcggcggtgcgtaGCAGCGCAGCATGTCCCTCGAGTAATCGGGACACCGCCGCGCCATGCACAACGGCCAACAACTGAGCTAGAAGAGGTGGCggtcggctgctgctgaggtcgACATCGCTTTCCCCGTtgcacagctgcgctgccagTACTGACGCGCTCCTCAGCatgtgcagcaggcgcacaaaCTCTACAACCTGACAGCGCTCCGCATACAGTTTGCTCACGACAGCCTCAACATCCCCCAGCCGCGCACACTCGCGAAGGAGGTCCTCGACCTGGCCGTTGTCTTTGTGGCCCATGAGGTAGAGCAGTACTTCCTGCCGAGCGACAATAGAGCTGCGCTCgcacagaggcgcagcgagccACCGGCGCAGACACCGCGACCCGCACGGTGTGATGCTGTGGTTGAGCAGCCCAATCAAAGAGCCGCGGAGTCCCACACTACTGTGAAACACGTCCAACGCGCGCAGCGTCGGACCGGGAAGGTGTAGGCAGTGGAGAGACGAGCCTGTGCTTGCGTAGTTATGCGCTGGagacgacgccgctgccgcttcttcgtTTTTGCAGAGAGACTCCGCAGCTAAGCCTCCGCGCGCGCACAGTAGCCCGTACACCTGGTCCAGCCTGTACGGCTTCAGGTACGCCTCGATGGCAGCGTCGATGCTCTGCCCAGCGGCATAGACGTAGCCGGAGACACTGACGTCCTTACCATCCTCTTCCCCATTTGCTGTTGGACCGAAGTTGAGTGGCAGTCCGTGGTGCAGAACCGTCGCGTACACCTCCGGCAAGGCCTTCAAGAAGCTCACTGTTGTGCGTTGCGACGACAcatcgcggctgccgcactcTTTCGATGGGGGCTGTGCTGTCAGCACAATCACCTCAGCGATGTCGTACCGCTGAGTGACATCCTCCAGCTCGATAGCGCCTCGAACGTCGAAGCGCAGGCACCGCTGCGTCACGAAACTCACCAACACCACGGACAACAGCGGCCGCGCTCTTGTGGAcgcgtcgccagcgccgttgGTACCATTCCTACTACAGCAGCGGCCAGCGTCTACGAAACACAGGAAGAGCTCAGAGGTGCCTGAATCTGACGAAGGAGACACATGCGGTTCTGGCCAGCTGATGGCATTGCCATCCCCCTCTTCGGCTTCTGCTCCGGCGTAGCTCTCCTCTACTGCGGTTTTGGAGGCGTCCCcagggctgctgccgctaccaCCGCTGTTGCTAACGCGCTctgtggggaggagggtacCACGGCTGTACAACTGCGACACACTGCGGGTGAAGAGGCCACTCTTGAGCCCGTCAGCTGCCCGCATAGCGGCTGACTCCTGGTCCGCAACGCCGATATGGTAGCCCATCGCCACGAGCCGGTGCACGTACAGGTCCAAGCGAGTGTATGGGAAACTGCTGTACTCGAAGGGGTGCCCTGGAATGCACATGATGCCGACGCGGCGGCTGACAGCACGGCTGTCGGAGCCATAGAATTTCACGCGATAACCGCAAGCGACCATCAAGATCACATGTGGTGAGATGGATTCCTTCAGTGCCACAACCTGCTGCTCGAGTGGGGTCAGGCTGACGCCCTCTGTTTCCCCCTTTACCGCTGATCGACAGCACAGCACCTCGATAGCGTGTGCGACGTCCACCTGAGCCTCCTGCCGCCCACGCTTGCTCATTGGTCGTTATGTGAAGCACACGAAATGCCTTCGCAGGCACCGATGCCCGAGATGGTGAGCAATAAACttggcggggcgggggggggcaaagacgTACAGCAGTGCCGCGGGTGAATGGTCaaatggaggaggagagagacgagctTGGCGACTGGgttcctcctccacttttgcttctcttgtgttgCCCCACGCAGGCGACGTCACACTGCGCTGCGAGGGAATGCGAGGGAATGTGTGTCTCTATGGTGTATCTTCTGGGTAACTGGCCTGGGCGTCGTTCGCTCTACGTTAGTGCAATTTCCCCACTCATGTGTGAGAAAGGGCGCGGAGTACGTATGAGAGCCTTGGGGTGAGGcaaggaggagtgggggaagaaggcaatccaagagaggagggtgcgaaggggaagaggggatgAATGAATGGAGCCGCTGAGTCtgtcagtgtgtgtgtgtgtggggggggggggcaggtTGTTGAGCGGCCAACGGGAAGCACGGAAGTATCCACGCATGGAGGCTGTCGTacctgccctcctcttcgttgttgtcgacacacacgcactcgcgCGCGCAGGGAGTGACGCCCTTCACTTGCGCTTTTTTCTACGCACAATTCACAGCCAggcgtcccccccccccacaagAACTGAAGGGTTTACACCAACACCCTGGATCACACGTGTacccacacctacacacaaaGGCTAGCAGCTACCTTCAAGAGGATCAAGAGGTTCGGCGGTCAAGCACATTGTTAGAGGAGATGAACAgcggaaggaggaggtggtgatggACGAATACAGCCTTTAGCGGCACGCACTTTCAGCAGACAAACACGCGAAGATAATGAACAACtaaggggagaaggagcagcagggcgAGTGCCAGATGAATCCCGAAGCAGAAACATGAGGGAAGGTGGAGATGCAAGCGTACTAGCGGCACGCTGTCGCTCAAATAATGAAATAAGCACTTCCGTTCCTCCGCCACCGTGAGAGGGagtgaaagaggggggggggggaagcgtTGCACCGAGGTCgtgggtgagtgagtgagcaTATTTGTCTTGATCGAGCCGACATCTGAGGGGTGTGTGCTATCGCACCGCTCATACTGAGGCCATAccaacaagaagagagagcgtgtgtcAGGCAAGAGCATCGATAGGCGTATGTGCGTTGTATCCGTGCAGGAACGAGAGCGAGGAGCTATGCTGCGTGTCCGGCTTCCTGTCTCACCTCGTGTCGCTAATCGTGTCCCTTGTCGGTGAGCATACGAGACCACGGCTGGGCCCGTCTGCGAGGTTTTCGCCGAACTTCATGTAACAGCCTGTGGATCATCTGTGGCAGGAAGGCCATGCAGCCATGGAGTTCCGCGCTGGCTGCATGACTGTGTGAGTACCCCTTACGGAAAGTAGTGAGGTCCGAAGTGCTGCCCGCATGAAGGGCAATCGGAGCTGTAGCAGAGAAAGTAAAGACCCCCCAATGCACAGCGCAACGCTCGAAGCACCGCTGCATCTATGTTGTCGGCGGGGCCATGTCCCCAGCGCGTGCCCGTAGTTGCAACTTGCTATGTCGCCCGGTTCACGCACGCGGCCCCCCATCCGTCCAATGCCGCGTCAGTGCAGAGGTTGCGCACCGTGCCGGCTGTCGTCGTTGGCATGATGCGCCGTGGTGTATTGGATGAGGCCCATGTATGCCATTCGCCCAGCTCGCattgcgcacgcgcagacaGCGATGAGCCATGCAGCAGGTCATGCGACCACCTGGAGAATAGCCGCCCTGCCCCTTTGAGAAGTCACCAAAATTGGCGAGTCGGAGTCATAGCGACTCGGGGCCCTAAACCACAGTTGTCACAAGCGGtcgagctgcaccgctgTCAGGCTTCGAGCCGATTCCGCGTGCGGTTTCCTGAAGATGCTCTCTCCAAGATAGAGCGTTTTGCCTTCAGGTCGTAAGCGACCCCTGCAAGCGTATACGTGAGGGGGCGACTTCGGCTTTGTTTGTGCTGAGAGTGACGTTGAACGGGTCTGCCGCCTGAATCGCCGAcactgctgcctccttcAGTGCTCGACGCGTGCCTGCAAGTTGTGTGCTGACCATCCACACATTAACTTGCACGCTCGTTGCTGGTCGTGCagcgtggggggggggggttgagCCAGCCATTGGCTCTGTCACCATGTATGTCACTTCAGGGTCACGCTTCGCTACATTCACATGACTCTCAGCTGATCCGCCAGACTGCCACCGGGGTGAAGCACGGATAGAGGTCTCAGCTCCGCAGGCTTGGGCGCTCATTAAAACCAACGTTTTCAGGTCTGTTACCTAACCCACGTCGCACAGGACGTTCTACCCCGGCGAGCAGCCCAACTGGAGGTCCGATTTGCGTCCTCTTGAGGTGACATGATCAATTGTTTCCTGATCGGGCCTGGCTTCTTTCCCATCATGGAGAGGGCGGTGCCGACCATGCCAGCTGCGGGAATCGCAGTATTCTGCAATGCCTGCTTCCTCAAGCACTGCGACGTCTTCCTCCGGCATGGTCACCGGGCTCAGTGAGGCGGACAAGTCGCGCGGGTACGTGTGCGCCAGTCTCTACAGCTCCTTCATCCTGCGCCACGAAGGCTACAGCCACATACAAAGTGTTCTTGTCTGGCATAGCTCCTCAAGACTgcgagagagatggagtTGGATCGATGGAATCTGGCATAACGCATTGGCGTGCACTCACAATTTTTCCGCAAGGACTGGTGCACTCGCTTGTCGCCTtaggaaggagaggaggtaaGGAGGGTAGAGCGTGAGCTAACCGTCAGCATTAGCTGTTCTCTGCACGCCTTCACCACAGTgtcgagagaaagaggaaagctGTTTCTCAGGAGAACGCGACTCaccaaagcgagagagagagagcga from Leishmania panamensis strain MHOM/PA/94/PSC-1 chromosome 15 sequence carries:
- a CDS encoding hypothetical protein (TriTrypDB/GeneDB-style sysID: LpmP.15.1340), which codes for MEAEAIAWYDYIVPDVIADVLKATGDRTGMRWGVMPAYQYWFQSPKLHVVLYVVAVVFCAVLHRQSRGFRSAAIRQLSMAGLGRSLKCPINKLIAYMLMVCLAVQVFTKASRAKPFVQLGWLLMPCHLFTGMWIYVLMRDRPHHYGSGCYLASLLVDWVWSPLGALAHPDWGDHQYPWEGDVFLVHHGVLLLLPLYFVARYDTLGLDWAHLCHLTWVSTLFNFAFLAPCGLLLGLNVNYQLAPPRLSSMAPTVVKTALYRPALIPVFVALSIIANIVVRLLGRIIRKLFTSFQKLTRSC
- a CDS encoding hypothetical protein (TriTrypDB/GeneDB-style sysID: LpmP.15.1350); this encodes MLCTTQAFLASLRYRRPYWMLFLKGADNWRIYTVIQQPDHQRTEMLYQAWLGGLDRPYVRPKCMAHQPVWLSKKRHLLQKARLEGPETSMEKYVLEWYKKFHSFQGTERPTVEDLHTAFDLVERPLDLSYACQLLSQCRNHYYICLVEDSFEIFLEACLRVDRKDCASYALEHADELGFWHVSDNCRRYLSGEQTWYKRSPVDLLYYPLEENAERNAAVTSGTAGSSADTSDKVKGAEKAESEVQTGAAALATAPSAESEGEAGVTDDEIARLQSELEALEREMGAGEEDGTDKD
- a CDS encoding ERAD-associated E3 ubiquitin-protein ligase HRD1, putative (TriTrypDB/GeneDB-style sysID: LpmP.15.1360), coding for MVARRSVVAYVVASFLTCFLFLADYANTYREFYSAMVALANSSSFRLVIVNTAIAVTVVLWMTLQFCFFGQLNASEETALLTSFTLYMVECIVVPLYMDQPIMSATSLFFLFTLAWRGLHKLASERVTTLSTAQMTWSSATRIPAYLCFAIICDVGLLTWMIKTRPELVDEKASMHYSMILIYMLLLSSSLRSTVHFVSLLVLRGQHTLLSFVADALTSIAESLLFVGVYAYIFYNSALPLLLLRGFVGHVLRIFEKASGLAEFLVLARRVRNNMPDATAEDLARDARCTICYEDMMPEGGTKRLPCGHCYHIDCLERWLEGHSTCPYCRANIMQMRGGNDAAAPQVHEEDAGAAATTDAAANDYSPTGEEAPAQQQPTGTPENMEVEIREAYERYRQQLCSPLSAASGHADAGNHLAVIRAGTGSPRRVSSPVSDSSSTHTKSITAAPVPSKTVDQLKIEAYEKYRKRLRESERELRVALRLAEEVGYAP
- a CDS encoding mismatch repair protein MSH3, putative (TriTrypDB/GeneDB-style sysID: LpmP.15.1370), whose translation is MSKRGRQEAQVDVAHAIEVLCCRSAVKGETEGVSLTPLEQQVVALKESISPHVILMVACGYRVKFYGSDSRAVSRRVGIMCIPGHPFEYSSFPYTRLDLYVHRLVAMGYHIGVADQESAAMRAADGLKSGLFTRSVSQLYSRGTLLPTERVSNSGGSGSSPGDASKTAVEESYAGAEAEEGDGNAISWPEPHVSPSSDSGTSELFLCFVDAGRCCSRNGTNGAGDASTRARPLLSVVLVSFVTQRCLRFDVRGAIELEDVTQRYDIAEVIVLTAQPPSKECGSRDVSSQRTTVSFLKALPEVYATVLHHGLPLNFGPTANGEEDGKDVSVSGYVYAAGQSIDAAIEAYLKPYRLDQVYGLLCARGGLAAESLCKNEEAAAASSPAHNYASTGSSLHCLHLPGPTLRALDVFHSSVGLRGSLIGLLNHSITPCGSRCLRRWLAAPLCERSSIVARQEVLLYLMGHKDNGQVEDLLRECARLGDVEAVVSKLYAERCQVVEFVRLLHMLRSASVLAAQLCNGESDVDLSSSRPPPLLAQLLAVVHGAAVSRLLEGHAALLRTAATTPLEFFTEGGCAVPDALLPHLKARQAAETALQAELEAARKALNLPGLEYRTICGTPFVLDVPAGKCAHVPPDWLVHTRTKTNVRYHTPIITEQHTALTAAAERLSLAATAAWKQHQRDTVADAEVMRVLAGVVEAVASLDALRSLAVVSQHPGYVMPALVALPACAPLSSTSVSSPVALTISQGRHPILDRLLPHGYVSCDVQLRVGGAWLLTGPNMGGKSALMRMVGTFVVLAQMGCGVPADAAELPVFEGVYCRMGASDSIIEGASTFLSEMDETSRILRAPQLPHSLVLMDELGRGTSSFDGAAVAAATLEYLLDRRATTLFVTHYCYLCDPYVAQGTTGGGEGEKKGASVDEARDVTCYYMGFKESDTSSPTEYGTKPSLIFTYTPCRGVTPSSFGVAIGREAGLPTEVTDAASRLSAEAEQQHRMRQDLDEVRRFLSS